The window CAAGTCAACCGAAACGTTTTAAATAAATTTAAATCAAGCTGGAATAGAAAAAATTTTCTTAAAAATAGCTATTTTAGTATCATGAAATTTCATAAAAATTTATTTATACTGATAAAAACATAATTTTTAATATACGTCTAATAAGCAAAATAGTAATATTTTTACGATATTAAATTTCAGTAAGAAAGGAGAAAATATGGAATTTTTAATGGTTCTGATGTTTTTCGTCGCGGGCCTTTTGTTGTGGTTTAGACCTGAGAAAAAGCGCGCGGTTATGGGCTTTGGTATTGCGGGTATCGCAATACTCGTCATCATGATGGCATGGGTGAATAAATTTGCCGTCGTGCCTATGGGAAATTTTTAGGAGCGAGCAATGAAAAGTTTGCAAGATAAAATGTCTCAAAGCCTCATTCGCGGCGCCGAGATTTCTGCGGGCTGGGGCGAAGATGAAAAGCGGTTTTTTAATCTTTTCGCCCTTGCTGCCCTCGCCCTCATCGCCCTGCCCGTAGGTATCGCGTGTTTGGTTTTGGGCTTTGGCATGGGCGATAGCCCCTGCATCATGTGCTGGCACGAGAGATTTTGCATGGTCGCGATCTCATTTGTGGCCCTATTGATCGTTAGATACGGCTTTACGGTCAAATACCTAGCCGCGATCCTCTTTTTAGCATGCCTCGGGCTATACGACGGCTTTTTGCACTACAGCCTCGACGGCACCGGCGGCGGTTACCTCGACATCAAGCAGGGCTTCGGGCTTGAAATTTTAGGCGCACACACGCAGTTTTGGGTCGTAGTGGTGCATTTTTGCGTCATTATATTTTTGGGAGTGATTTTGCTGCTAGGCAAAAACGTAGGCAAAATAATGCAAAAAAGCGAGGAGAGCGCATACGGTGCGGTTCTGCCGAGCTTCGCGCTAGGCAAGATAGCCGTGGCAGCCTTTGCGATCATCATGGCTTTTAACTGCGTTCAGGCTTTCATCACGGCAGGTCCTCCGCCCTATCTAGCCTCCGCGACGCCTTCGCGCATGAGCGTCGATCCGTCAAAGTGGTTTTGGGAGCTTGATCACTGGGGGGAGACCGAAATTGACTTCCGCGAAAGCTGGAATCCAAAACTACCGAATTTACCGAAATGAGGTCGCGATATGAGAAAAATTTTAACTTTAACCCTTTTGTGCGCCGCACTGGCGCTGGGCGACGAATTTAATCTAAATCCTGCGGACGGCGCAGTGACAAATTTAACGCCGCTACGCAAAAGCGGCGAGATAACGTTAAATTTAAACAACAATAATCCCGTCACGGGGCTTGACTACGACGCGGCGAGCGGAAGCTTTTTGGTAGGCACGCTAAAATTCGAGCTCTACGAAATGGACGGCGAGCTAAAAACCGTAAAAAGCTATCTACGAAGCACACCCGATTGGATAATGCAGATGGAAGAAACCGTCGCAGCGAGCTTTTTTAAAGGCTCGGTAGGGCTCATGAGCTATAATAAAACCTATGAGTTTTTCAAGCCCGCACCGAACCAAAGCAAAGAGGAAGCAAACAAAGCGTGGCGCTATCTGCACGACGGATATGAAAATTTCACGCTCGATTTCAAGGACCGCTACTCCACCGTGCGCGCTAAGCAGCAGTTCATCCTCTCGTGGGATCACTCGGATTTCTACGGCGAGTTTTTCGTCGCTAGCGTGCCGGATAATATAAAGCAAAGCTGGAGTATGGCGAGCTTTAGCGATACCGACAATCTGCTCTCGAGCGAGTTTGTACCGAGCTTCAACGAGACTCTCGGCGTAAAGGACGGCAGGGATATAAACGACTACTACGTCACGGGTATGGATGCGCAAGGCGAGTTTGTTTATCTGCTCTCGAAGCAATACTCAAGCATCCTAAAGCTCGATCCGCGCAGCAGAAAGATCGTGGAGGTTTATAGCTTTGAAGGCGCAAACGACGCGCATGCGCTAGCTATCAAGGATGGAAAATTTTACGTCGCGACGAGAGAAAACGGAACGAATAAAATTTTCGTTTTTGAGAGGTGAAATTTAAGCCGTCTTTGGCGGCTTAAATTTAATTGATTTAAACGCGAATTCCACATCTAAAATTATAAAATTTTGATTAAACATTGACTTCTAAAAAAATACATTAGTGCCGCTAAATTCCAGCGTCATTATATATGGATTATAAGTGCTGTGAAATTTTAAAGCTGCGGACGCCCAATACGGCACCGCGATACCCTCTTCTGTGACCGCGCCCCCCGTGCTCGGTCTGCGTAAAATAAGCAAGAACGTCGCCGCTCGCAAGCCCGTGCTCATCCAGATAGCGCGCAAGCAGCGCGAGGGCCCTTTATCACGAAGCCGCCCAGCTCGGAGAAAATTCGCCTTTTCATTCGCGCCTTTCTTTGATCGCCGTGCGCGTCGTACGCAGAAATTTTACCGTCCATTTGCTCTCTTTATCTTTGTTTTTGCAGCGCCGATGAAATTTTATCACAGTGCCCGCGGCAGGCTAAATTTTATCTCTGCGATTGCGCCGAGAATGAAATTTAAACCCCGTTTTGCGCTCAAATTTACAGCCCGCGGTTTTTGCCGTCCATGTCTTGGCATCTGTCTACGAGCCAGCGCCCGTTCTTGCGCACGAGCAGGAAGCGGCGCGCAAAGCCGTGTTCGTCCTTGGCGTAGATGTAAATTTTATTTTTGCTCTCGCATTCGGCGTCCGTTAGCTCGTACCCGCCGTAGGTGCCGCCCTCCATCATCGAAAACGAAATGCCCTCGGGGCGAAAGCCGCTGCGCCTAACGGGCGTGCAGTAGCGCGCAAAGAGCTCGTCGCATCTGCGCTGCACCTCGCCGTCGTCTGCGTCATCAATTCGCGATGTGGCAAATTTCTCCCATTCGCTCATCGCCGCGAAAAACGCAAGCAGCGCGCCGCGTGCCGCCGCAGCGTCCTGGGGATCAAGCTTCTTTTTGCCCTTTGCGGCGTCTCTTTGCGCCTGCTCAAACTCCGCAATTTGCCCCTTGCTAAAGCGCCCGCCGTCTAGATAAAACTGGATTTTCGTATCTGCCGCGGCTAGCAGCCCCGTAAAGCTCACGCGCGAATTGACCAGGCGCAGTGATTTTAGCTTTGGGATTTGCACGATCGCTTTTAGCCCCTCATCCGTGATGTTAACGTTTTCGATGCCGATGTGTTCGAGCTTGGCGTGTGCTGCAAAGTATCTAAAGCCCTCGCCGCTTATCTTATCGCTATCTTGCAAAAACAGATACGCAAGCTTCGGCAGCGTGGCTAGATGCTCTAGTGCCGCGTCCGTAATCGCCGTGGCTATAAAGCCCATATTTACGAGGCTTTTTACCTCGCAGATGCGGCGCACCATCTCATCGGTGAGTGCTACGTTTTCGTAGTGATGGCCTTTGCAGTAGCGCTCGCTAACCGCGTCCAAAGCCTCCTGCATCGTGATCTGCTTCATCAGCTATCCTTTAAAATTTGATTTTAAAATTTTAGTGAAATTTTGCGATTTACGCAAGGCGCTGAAATTTACGCGCGGATTTGCTCGCGCAGCGCGATTAAATTTTGCGGCAATAGCGCGGTTAAAATGTACTTTCGTCGTTGAAATTCGACATAGAATTTCGGCAATGTTTTTTTAAATTTAGCTTGTCACGCAAAGTGGGCGAGCGGAAAAGGTGCTTTTGTGATTAAATTTTACGCATCATTTTTCGCGACGCCGCTTTTCCTCGATGCCGCTTTGCCCTTGCCTGCGCGCTAGTTCGTCAAGTAGGGCGTCTGGGTGGATATTGCGCGCTGCAAGTGCGAGCAGAAGGTGAAATAAAAGATCCGCCCCCTCGTAAATCACGTCGTATCGCGGCTCGCCCACTCTATGCTCGCCGAAGCCCTCGCGCGCGATGTCTGCGTAAAGCTCGCTGCGCGAAAGGTCCTTGCACGCCAGCGCGAACTCGCACGCCTCCTCGGCGATCTTTTTGAGATAGGCGTTTTCGCCCTTCGCGTAGAGCGAGGCGACGTAGGAGAGCGCGGGCTCGCCGTTTAGCTTGCGATCCAAGCAGACGTGATAAATTTCGTCCAAAATACCATACGGGCTTTTTTCTGCGGAGCTTTCGAGCGTAGAATTTTGCGCGGCGGCGTCTAAATTTTGCTCGCTGCACTCTGCGGCGGAATTTACCGCCGTGAAATTTTGAATTGCGGAATTTTTTGCATCGCAAGCGCCCGGGCTCTGGATATTTTCGCCGCGTTTTTGCAACGAAATCTCTTTGAAAAAACAGCTTCGCGAGCCCGTATGGCAGGCACTACCGCCGCATTGCTCGATCTTAAGTAGCAGCGTATCGTTATCGCAGTCCAAAAAAGCCTCTCGCACAAGCTGAACATGCCCGCTCTCCTCGCCCTTTTTCCAGATGCGCCCCTTGCTGCGCGAGAAGTAGTGCGCGTAGCCCGTTTGCAACGTCAGGCTTAGCGCCTCTTCGTTCATATACGCGAGCATCAAAACCGCGCCGTCACCCGCGTCCTGCACGATCGCGGGGAGCAGCCCGCCTAATTTTTGCCAATCTACCTTCATCTTTGATCCTTAGTTTGCGAAGTCGCGCGCCCTGAATTTAGCCGCCGCACGCGGAATTTGAGTTGTGAATTTACGAAGCGGCATGCCTCGTAAATTTAAAGGACAAATCTAGCGGCTAAATTTTAAGCGACCGCTAGACTTAAACCGTAACGGGCGCGAGTTCTGCTCGTCACGAGCTTTCACTCGCTACTAAGCTTGGCTCGCAAAATTACGAGTTAAGCTTATGCGCCCGGAGCAACTCGCTATTAAATTTAGTTCGCGAAATCTGGGCGTATAACTGCCTGAAATTTTAATTTTCCCGCTCGATGGCGCTTTGCTTCGCCTTATCTTTCGTATCGACCCAAATATTAGGCACCGCGCCGCCCGGCGTTAGGAAAATTTTTGCGTCGCTGTTTTCGCGCAACGCCTCGTTAAATTTGGCCTGCGTCTCGATCTGCTTGAGGCTTAAAAGATTTGCATCCAAGCTCTTTGCGACCTCTTTGTTGGCGTAGGCTTGCGCGTCGGCTTCGATCTTAGCGGCATCGGCGCGACCTTGAGCTTCGATTTTGACGGCGTCTGCGTTACCTTTGGCAAGAGCAGCCTTTTTAAGCGCCTCTTGATTTGCGCGCTCGACCTCGTATTTGGTGCGCTCAGCCTCCTGCTTGGCGATCTGCACGCTCTCGATCTGCTCCTTTACCTTCGCCGGCAGGATGATCTCGCGAAGCTGCACGGCTAGCAGATCTACGGGCGAATTCGGCAGTGCTTCGATATTCTTGCGGATGCCGTCGTCAATCGCTTTAGCGATCTCGTCGCGTTTGGTAGGCAGCTCCTCGGCGGCATAGTTACCGATGACGCTGCGCACGACGTCCTTTACGCGCGGATCGATGATCTTATCCTCCCACAAAAAGCCCCACTCGGCGATCGTGTTGGGCGCCGTGGCTTCATTGAGCCTGTATTGCACGGTGATGTCGATGCTGACGGGCAAATTTCGCGAGTCTAGCACCGAAAGCGAGTTTTTACTAATGATACCGCCCGCGGTGCCGCTTTTAGTAGCGATACCCGCGCTCATATCTTCGCTGCTGGTGTAGTTGATGATACGCGTGCGAGTATCTACGACGAATACGTCCTGTATGAACGGCACAAAAAAATGAAGTCCCGCGCCAAGAGGCGTCGGATCGTATTTGCCTAAATTTGACTTGATCCCCACCTCGCCGGATTGGATCGTGACGAAGGGTTTTGAGATCACTAGTAGCGCTATTATCGCGATTATCGCGTAAATCACGCCGCTAAACTTGCCCATTCCTCCAAAATTAGGAATTTTAAAATTTAAATTCCCGCCTTTTTTATCGCCATTTTTCTTATTAAAATAATCATTCAAATCCGCTGGCATGCGTGTCCTTATTTAACGTATGTGAGCCAGTGCTCAAATTTTGGGTCTTTGCCCGTGACGACGGCGAAATACGCCTTTTGCAAGTGACTCGTGATCTCGCCCATCTCGCCCTTGCCGATGATCCTACCGTCGATATTGCTAATCGGCGTGACCTCCGCGGCGGTGCCAGTAAAAAACGCTTCGTCCGCGGCATAGAGCTGATCGCGAGCGATGCGCTCTCTGCGGACTTCGTAGCCCAGGCTGCGCGCGATTTCTATGACTGAATTTTGAGTGATGCTCTCTAGGCTGGTGTCGTTAGGCGGAGTGATGATGACGCCCTCTTTTACGATAAATAGGCACTCGCCCGGCCCCTCCGCGACGAAGCCCTGCGGATCGAGCAGTATCGCCTCATCGTATCCCGCATCGACCGCTTCGAAATTTGCCATCTGCGAGTTGAAATAATTCGCGCTCGCTTTGGCTTTTGCCATCATCGAAAATTGCGCCGGCTTTATCCACGATGAAATTTTGGCTTTGATGCCCTTGCGTAGCGCCTCTTCGCCCATATACGCGCCCCATTGCCACGCTGCTACGATGACGTTTACCGAGCAGTTCGTAGATGAAACGCCCATCGAGCCGTAGCCGAAGTATGCTAGCGGGCGGATATAGACGGTCTGATCGAAGCGGTTTTTCGCGACGACGTCGATCTGGGCCTGACGAAGCTGCTCGAAGCTAAACGGAAGCTTGATCAGGCAGAGTTTTGCCGAAATTTCAAGACGGGCAGTGTGCTCGTCCAAGCGGAAAATCGCGTAGCCTTTGTCGGTTTTATAGGCGCGTACGCCCTCAAATACGGCGTTTCCGTAGTGCAGAGAATGCGTCAAAACGTGGGTAGTAGCCTCCGCCCAGGGGATTAGTTTGCCGTCTTTCCAGATGAGCTCGGCCTCTTGAATTTGTGCCATTTCTTGATCCTTTTGTTTAAAATTTAATCTGCGATTTTAGCTAAAACAATATTAATTTCTAAGAAATTTAAAAGCGGTTGAAATTTGGTGCGATTTTAAGACGCACAACGAGTTGTGAGTTCAAATTTAGCTCGCAACTCGGTGCAGATGGCATTAAAATTCCACGAAAGAAAGCCCGATGCCGATCTTATTGACGCTGCGTTTGTAGTCCGCAAGGCTTTCGCCGTAGCCATTGAAGTAGCGCAGATAGCCGTAAAATCCGCTGTTAAAGATCGGGAAGCTGTAGTTTAGCTCGATCGCGCCACGGTTACTGCCGTCAAAATGTAGGTTGTTACGCCACAGAGCGCTAAGTCGCTGCTTGCCGAAGGTGTATGATGCGCGCAGATCGCCGTAGCCCATATAATCCGCGATGTCCTCGTTCGTGCGGTCCAGCCAAAACGCATACCACGCTCTGGGGGTGATCGAAAATCCGTCCGCACTCCAGGTGCTTTGGGTGTAGAGCCTATTCCATGAGCGCGATTCCTCGCCGCCCTTGCCGTTTGACTCGTGCATTGCGCCTATCTTTAACTCGTCCGCAAACGGCACCGGCGCGCTAACGTAGAGCTCGGGGCGATAGTTGCTCTCGCGGAAAGGCGCGCTATCCTGCGTGATCTGCCACCAGGAATTTTGCGCGTAAGCAAATGAAATTTTCTCTCCAAACCCCAGCACGTCGTAGGTGATCGGGCGCTCGAAGCTAAACTCAAAATGCAGCTCGTCAGCCTTACGATCGGGTTTCTTGCTAAAATCGTGAGTAAAGAGCATATAGATCGGCTCGTAGTATTTAAGCCCTAAAAATCCAAAATTTCGGTCATTTTGCTCGCCTTGCGGCGCGGAATTTTGCGCTAGAAAATTCCGTTCGTCCTGCATCGCAGAACTCGATGTCGTGGAATTCTGAGATAGCGAGGCGGAATTCGATGATGCTAAATTTGACGCAGAGCCTGACGCAGCCGAGTTTGCGTCTGCGAAATTTGACGAAATAGAATTTGGCGCGACAGGTTTCGGCGCGGCGGAATTTTGTGCGACAGAATTTTGCGACTCAGCGGAGTTTAAAACGGCGGTATCATCGTGCGAAGCGCGGTTTTCTGCGGACGAGGTAGAATTTTTTGCTGAATTTCGGCGCGACTTTTCGCCGCTTTCTGCTAGACTTGCCGCGGCGATCTTTTTGTAATAGATCATCGCGTTTTTGTAATCGCCCTTGGCCTCGTATTCGCTAGCCTTTGCGTATAGCTCGGATAGGTCTTGTGCGGCTAGGCTCATGGCGCAAAACGCGAACATTAAAGCTTTAAATTTCATCTACGCCCTTTAAATCGTTTTGATAATTTATATTTAAAAACTGCTCTTTGTTTTTGAAATTTAGCACTTTAGAATTTACGCGATCGATGAGCGCGCCGATCTTATGCTCCCCCGCGCGGTAGAGCTCAAGCGCGCGCGGCGCGAGAGCTGCGTCAAAAAATCCGCACAAGCTATGCCTGTGCTCTTCGTCGCCCGCTACGCAAATTTGCCCCTCTTGCTCGCTAAGAGCGCGAATGGTGGAAATTTCTACAAAGGGCATGTCGGCGGGGATGATAAAAATGCGCTCGCCGCTAAAGGGCTTTAGCGCCGAATACAGCGCGCCCATCGGCGAAAATTCCTCAAATTCGTCGTAGATCATAGGAAGCGGAGGGTTAAATTTAGAGCTTTTGGCGCAGGCGAAAACCCGCTCAAACTCGCGGTTTAAGCGCGAAAAAAGAAAGTGCGTCATGCTGGGATGCCCGCGGAATGGAAACAGCGTTTTATCGCTGCCGAAACGCGAGCTTTTGCCACCGCAGAGAATGACGCAGGTTTTCATAGAAATTTCACCGGCTTTCATCGATCTTTATCGCGGCGAAATTTTAAATTTGAAAGTAAAATTTGAAAGAAGCGCGGACATATCAGTCTTTTTGCATATATTTGGCTTTGCCAAGGGCGTTGTTTGCGATGAACTGATAAAGGCTCGGCGCCTGAAGCTTGGCTAGCTCGGGGTATTTGGCTTTAAGCGTCTTCCAGATATCATAGACTCGCATACCGCTTGCGTAAAGCTTCATAATCTCGCTAAAATGCGGATCGTAAAGGCTTGGCTTTTTATACAGCGAGAGTTTGCGGTCGGTATCCAGCACCGCGTTTGCCTCGATAAAAGCGGCTAGATCGCGCTCGCTTACTTTGGCAAAATCCTTTTCGTAGTGAGATTTCATATACTTTAAAATTTCTTTATTGCTGATGCCTTGGAAGTGCATTTTTTTGATTTCGAAGCGATACGCGTATAAGAAATCTTCGCTTTTTTGGGCGATTGCGCGAAGTCTTGTTTTTTCATCTTTGAACGTCACGGAGATAAAGTGCGTAAGCCCGGGCGCAGTAACGGCGTTTTTGAACGCTTCGTCCTCCTCGCCGATCTTTTTTAAGATCGCCTTGACGGTGTAGCCCTCGGCGATGAGGTTTGAAATTTTATCTTTATATGGCTTGTAGTCGAATCGCACGCGCCTAAAGCCCGTCTCGACGCTGATTTTTTTGTAGATCCTCGCATGCTCTCTAGATGTAAAATACCTTGATTTCAGCCCTTTACGGAGTTGTTCGGCAACCGCGGTAAAATCGTCATAATCGGCGATAGACGCGATTAATTCCTTTTCGTTTACGACCCTGCCGTTAACGACCGCGATGGTAATGACCTTCATATTTTCTCCTTTGATTGGGCACAATTCTAACTTAAAACTATAAACTCAAATTTAATTATTTATTATCAAGGATTGCGGAGGATTTGCGTTTGCAAGGCAGAATTTTACGCACTAAAATTTAGCATTTTGATTGATTTTTATATCTTTTTGTGCTTGTTCTCACGCTGCTTTTTTATACTTTTTGCATAAAGATGAAGCGGGTTTGCAGAGATAAATTTTACCCGCAAACTTTAACTAAATTGCCCGCACAAATTAGCTTTTTTTAAACGAAAAAAGCTTTTTGATCTTCGTAAGTCCTAGCTTCATGCCGCTATATTTCATCATCTTAGCCATATTTACCCACATTTCACGCTCATAGCACGGATGCGGGCAGTGGTGACAGCGTGGCTTTTCGGTATGCGGGCAGGCGCGTAAGCGCGCGTAGGCGTAACGCAGCATCCGCTCGCAGTCGCTACAGAGATGAAAGTGCGTCTGCACTAGCCCCTTATCGTCTTTATAGTCATGAAGCACGGCGCCATCTTTTTTAAGCGCATCCGCATGCTTGCCATCGCAGTAAATTTGGATAAATTTCGTCACCGTATTTACTTCGTAAATAAATTTTTCGCTCGTCATATTTGATCCTTTGGGCGGATTTTATCTAAAAGAGACAAAAATACTCTTGAGCGCGCTCAAGTTAGAATTTATAGAATTTTAAAATTCCGCGGAATTTCGCTTTATCTTTCGACCTTGTTGCTTAATAGAGTCGCAATGAAGCGTGTTTTGTCGTTTGAAGCAAGCGCGATTTGCAAGCTCATCGTAAGCGGCACAGCCAAAAATAGCCCGCCGATACCAAGCACGAAGCCCCACAGCAGTAGCCCTGCAAGCACACTGATCGTTGAAAGCCCGAGCCCTTGCCCTAAAAATCGTGGCTCGATGATATTTCCGATCGCTACGTTTACAACCAAATAAATTGCGATAGTCCAGATGCTAGAGCTTATATCCATCGTAGCTAGCGTCACAAAAAGCGTCGGAAAGACCGCTACGATCGAGCCTATCGTAGGAATGAAATTTAGCACGAAAGCTAAAATCCCCCACAGCGCAGCATATGGGACACCAAGAGCCCACAGCCCAAGTCCGATGAGCGCGCCGGTGCAAGCCGAAGCGATAGTTTTGATTAGTAGATATTTTTTGAGGCTGGAGGCAAATTTCTTCACGAAAGTGTGCGTAGCACGGCTACTTTGCGAAAAATAGCGGATTTTTTCGTCGATCACGGAGCTTTCAAAGACCATAAATGAAACCATTATAAAAATGAAAAATCCCGTCGAGACTATCGAGCCTGTTTTGCGAAGTAGTGCAGATAGCTGCGCGGCGGCTTCGCTCGGATCAATGCCTAGGCTTGCGGCGTTAAGCTCTATGCCGAATAGAGAGAGCTTCGCACTCACGCCTCCTAGCACCTCTTCAAATTTTGCTTGCAGCTCGGGTAGGCGCGCTGAAAATTCCTTGATCGCATCGAAGATGACTGCGCCGAAAAACACTATAATCGCCACGAAAGCGAAAGTGATGATGAGGAAACTAAAGACGCGCCCGACGCGGATCTTTTGGACGTAGAGCACCAGCGGCGAGACGAGCACCGTGATGAAAATAGCTAGCAAAAATGGCACGACGATAGCCTGCGCGGCTTTAAGACCAGCCAGGATGATTACGACGCAAGCAACCGACATCAAGGACATTTGAAGCTTCAAGGATTCTCCTAAATTTGACATTTTCGCAGAGCTTTTACGCGAAATTTTGGTAAAAAGATTTTAACTAAAATTCCATAAATTTTAAGACGGAATTTTAAAATTTCATCGCAGAATTCTAAGATATGCGCAAATTCTTAGCGGGCGCAAGAAAAGTTAGAATTTTTTGCTAAAATTTTGTGAAATTTACATAAGCAGGATCAAAAATGAAACTTCCCAAGCAGCTTTTAGACCGCTACGGCGCCGAGCGTCAAAGCGCGGGCGAGGCGCAGCGGACGGCGAACGCGATCGCCTTCGCGCCGGTGGTCTTTCAGGTCTCGCGACTGATGAAAAAATTTGGAATTTTAAGCGCGCTTAATGAGGCGCGGGACGGGCTAAGCATAAATGAGATCGCGCAGAAACTCTCGCTTAGTGAATACGCCGTAAAGCTGCTTTTGGAAAGTTCGCTTAGCATCGGCACGGTGCTGCTGTGCGGCGAGAAATTTCGGCTCAGCAAGGCGGGGTATTTTCTGCTCACCGACGAGATGGTGGACGTTGATATGGACTTCATCCACGACGTGTGCTACGAGGGGCTATTTAGGCTCGAAGAGACGCTAGAATCGGGCAAACCAGAGGGGCTAAAGGTTTTTGGGCAGTGGGCCACGATCTACGAGGCGCTTTCGCATCTGCCGCCGCACGTGCGCAAGAGCTGGCTGGCGTTTGATCATTTTTATTCGGATTTGGCGTTTGAGCCCGCGCTAAAGATCATTTTCTCGCGCAAGACGGATAAAATTTTAGACGTAGGCGGCAATACGGGGCGCTTTGCTAAGCGGTGCGTAGGCTACGACGAAAATGTGCGCGTCACGATAATGGATCTTGCGGGGCAGATCGCGCTGATGAAAGACGCCGTCGCAGGCGCGCAGGGCGCAGGGCGCATAGAGGGGCTTGCGGCCGATCTGCTGGATCCCGCCACGCGCTTTCCGTGCGGCTTTGACGCGATCTGGCTCAGTCAGTTTTTGGACTGCTTCGGCGAGGAGCAGATCGTAAGCATCCTCTCGCGCGCGGCGGAGTCGATGAGCGCGGAGACGCGGCTTTATATTTTGGAGCCGTTTTGGGACAGGCAGCGCTACGAAACCGCCGCGTATAGCATGACGCAGATCAGCGTGTATTTCGCCGCTATGGCAAACGGCAATAGCAAAATTTATCATTCGGACGATATGATTAAATTTGCGCAGCGCGCAGGGCTTAAAATTTCGCAAATTCACGACGGACTCGGCGTCGGACACACGCTGCTTTGTTGCGAAAGGGCGCGCTGATGGACGCGCGAAGCTTAAGTGCGCGGCTAAATAGGCCGATTAAAATTTTACTAGTACTACTTGGAGTCGGAATTTTGGCAAACGTAGCGATGGAATTTTATGCGGAGAAACAACGCGGCGAGCTAGAGCGAAACTTCTGCGAAAGCAAGCAGGTGCGAGATGCGCTAGTGCGGATAAACGAGGGCACGCCGCGCAGGATCGACGATGCTACGACTCTAAAAGGCGCTGCATGCGAAGAGGGTAGCTTCATATACGATTACGCGCTAAATAGCTCACCGAATTTAGACCTTAGCGCGCTGGATGCGGGTGATGCGGAAATTTTAAAAGAGATGCTGTTTGCTAAGGCGAAGGCCGGCTTTTGCAGCACGGAATTCTCGCAACGCCTGCGGGAGCTAGGCAAAACGATGGTGTTAAATTACGAGATAGAGGGTTTGCCGCCAATACAGCTAAAGCTTGATAAAAATAGCTGCGAACGGTGAATTTTAAAACCCAAGCGAGGTATTTGATTAGTCGCGTTTTGTGTGGCGGCACATTGGCGGCTGGCACCTCTGCAAGTTTGTGAACAGGCTCATGCTTTGACGCAGAATTTTATTGCGAGCAGATCGCGGATAAAATTTAGCAAGATTTTATCGCTGCAAACGTAGCGTAATAAATCCTAAAATTCTGACTCAAAATCTACGATGCTGTTTCAAATAAAATTCCGTAACTTATAGAATTTCGCGCGAAAGCTTTACGCGGTG is drawn from Campylobacter sp. and contains these coding sequences:
- a CDS encoding disulfide bond formation protein B; amino-acid sequence: MKSLQDKMSQSLIRGAEISAGWGEDEKRFFNLFALAALALIALPVGIACLVLGFGMGDSPCIMCWHERFCMVAISFVALLIVRYGFTVKYLAAILFLACLGLYDGFLHYSLDGTGGGYLDIKQGFGLEILGAHTQFWVVVVHFCVIIFLGVILLLGKNVGKIMQKSEESAYGAVLPSFALGKIAVAAFAIIMAFNCVQAFITAGPPPYLASATPSRMSVDPSKWFWELDHWGETEIDFRESWNPKLPNLPK
- a CDS encoding NTF2 fold immunity protein: MKQITMQEALDAVSERYCKGHHYENVALTDEMVRRICEVKSLVNMGFIATAITDAALEHLATLPKLAYLFLQDSDKISGEGFRYFAAHAKLEHIGIENVNITDEGLKAIVQIPKLKSLRLVNSRVSFTGLLAAADTKIQFYLDGGRFSKGQIAEFEQAQRDAAKGKKKLDPQDAAAARGALLAFFAAMSEWEKFATSRIDDADDGEVQRRCDELFARYCTPVRRSGFRPEGISFSMMEGGTYGGYELTDAECESKNKIYIYAKDEHGFARRFLLVRKNGRWLVDRCQDMDGKNRGL
- the hisI gene encoding phosphoribosyl-AMP cyclohydrolase; protein product: MKVDWQKLGGLLPAIVQDAGDGAVLMLAYMNEEALSLTLQTGYAHYFSRSKGRIWKKGEESGHVQLVREAFLDCDNDTLLLKIEQCGGSACHTGSRSCFFKEISLQKRGENIQSPGACDAKNSAIQNFTAVNSAAECSEQNLDAAAQNSTLESSAEKSPYGILDEIYHVCLDRKLNGEPALSYVASLYAKGENAYLKKIAEEACEFALACKDLSRSELYADIAREGFGEHRVGEPRYDVIYEGADLLFHLLLALAARNIHPDALLDELARRQGQSGIEEKRRREK
- a CDS encoding SPFH domain-containing protein, with the protein product MPADLNDYFNKKNGDKKGGNLNFKIPNFGGMGKFSGVIYAIIAIIALLVISKPFVTIQSGEVGIKSNLGKYDPTPLGAGLHFFVPFIQDVFVVDTRTRIINYTSSEDMSAGIATKSGTAGGIISKNSLSVLDSRNLPVSIDITVQYRLNEATAPNTIAEWGFLWEDKIIDPRVKDVVRSVIGNYAAEELPTKRDEIAKAIDDGIRKNIEALPNSPVDLLAVQLREIILPAKVKEQIESVQIAKQEAERTKYEVERANQEALKKAALAKGNADAVKIEAQGRADAAKIEADAQAYANKEVAKSLDANLLSLKQIETQAKFNEALRENSDAKIFLTPGGAVPNIWVDTKDKAKQSAIEREN
- a CDS encoding branched-chain amino acid transaminase, translating into MAQIQEAELIWKDGKLIPWAEATTHVLTHSLHYGNAVFEGVRAYKTDKGYAIFRLDEHTARLEISAKLCLIKLPFSFEQLRQAQIDVVAKNRFDQTVYIRPLAYFGYGSMGVSSTNCSVNVIVAAWQWGAYMGEEALRKGIKAKISSWIKPAQFSMMAKAKASANYFNSQMANFEAVDAGYDEAILLDPQGFVAEGPGECLFIVKEGVIITPPNDTSLESITQNSVIEIARSLGYEVRRERIARDQLYAADEAFFTGTAAEVTPISNIDGRIIGKGEMGEITSHLQKAYFAVVTGKDPKFEHWLTYVK
- a CDS encoding phospholipase A, with the protein product MKFKALMFAFCAMSLAAQDLSELYAKASEYEAKGDYKNAMIYYKKIAAASLAESGEKSRRNSAKNSTSSAENRASHDDTAVLNSAESQNSVAQNSAAPKPVAPNSISSNFADANSAASGSASNLASSNSASLSQNSTTSSSAMQDERNFLAQNSAPQGEQNDRNFGFLGLKYYEPIYMLFTHDFSKKPDRKADELHFEFSFERPITYDVLGFGEKISFAYAQNSWWQITQDSAPFRESNYRPELYVSAPVPFADELKIGAMHESNGKGGEESRSWNRLYTQSTWSADGFSITPRAWYAFWLDRTNEDIADYMGYGDLRASYTFGKQRLSALWRNNLHFDGSNRGAIELNYSFPIFNSGFYGYLRYFNGYGESLADYKRSVNKIGIGLSFVEF
- a CDS encoding molybdenum cofactor guanylyltransferase, which gives rise to MKAGEISMKTCVILCGGKSSRFGSDKTLFPFRGHPSMTHFLFSRLNREFERVFACAKSSKFNPPLPMIYDEFEEFSPMGALYSALKPFSGERIFIIPADMPFVEISTIRALSEQEGQICVAGDEEHRHSLCGFFDAALAPRALELYRAGEHKIGALIDRVNSKVLNFKNKEQFLNINYQNDLKGVDEI
- a CDS encoding nitrous oxide-stimulated promoter family protein, with translation MTSEKFIYEVNTVTKFIQIYCDGKHADALKKDGAVLHDYKDDKGLVQTHFHLCSDCERMLRYAYARLRACPHTEKPRCHHCPHPCYEREMWVNMAKMMKYSGMKLGLTKIKKLFSFKKS